atgtcaATAGCTTCAATCTTAAGGTGAATGTGATGTTGAGATTTATATGTAAAGGAACAGcctataagagcagggatgtgacattAAGGCGCtatggtgagacctcacgtggagaatCGTGTACAGATTTGGGCCCCGTATTTGCTGGCGTTGAAGGGGGTTCAGGGAAGATTTACTTAaacgataccaggaatgaaatttCTCTGTGAGGAACggttgtcagctcttggactgttctCGTTGGAGGACATtggtgaaattgtacaaagcattggtgaggccaaatttggaatactgtgtgcagttttggtcaccaaattataggaaggatataaacaaaatagagagagtgtacagaaggttcacgagaatgttgacaggatgtcagggtttgagttacagagaaaggttgagcagcctggggcttttttctctggagcatagaagattgaggggggatttgatggaggtgttcaagattttaaaagggacagagagagtcaacgtggataggctttttcaattaagagtgggggatagtcaaaccagaggccatggtttgagattgaaagggaaaattataaggggaacatgaggggaaatttcttcacacatagggTGATTGTGATGtcgaataagcttccagcagaggtggttgaagcaaggacgttatttacatttaaggaaagattggataattacatggaggggagaggattggaggggtatggaccaggtgctggtcagtgggactaggagggtggggatttgttccggtatggactagtagggccaaactggcctgttctgtgttgtatatggttatatgggggaacctcatagaggcTGTAAGAGCCAAAAGACCATGtttaccattgtcagtttgtctgcGGGCATCGGCGATGTTACAGGCCTGAAAGGTGCGCGCGCTCAGGTCGCTTCCAGTGCGCGTGTACAGAGGTTGCGCGCTGTTGGAGCTGTTTTAGTGAGCCTGCGTTAACTGTGATGGTGGTGGGTGAGTGAGGCGCTGATATTTTATGTTGACTGTTACCAAGGGGATCGATCATTACATTACCAAAGAGACTGGTATCATTAGAAAGCACATTCCGATATTATTAAGGACTTTACTACGGACGTTACAAGTCATTCGGTGTTAATAAAACTCATCTAGATTTTGTTGTAAATTTCTTGAACGCATCAAAGAGCCCACTTACCCTCTGCGCGGCATCTTTATAGAAAGTAGTCGttacagagacattttgaatactgagaggcctggacagagtagatgtagccaGGTTGTTCCTCGcagtgggggagtctgggacaagagggcacaacttcagggtaaaAAAATGTCAATTTAAAAGAGATGAGGAGACGTTTCTCCAGCCAGAGGGgggtgagtctgtggaacctgGTGGCCTTGGAAGCGAGGTCATGGGGTGTATTTATGGGGAGATCCGaacagtcagggcatcaagggttacggggagaaggctagGGAGTGGGacgatggatcagctcatgattagagtgacttctgctccaatatcttgtgggtcagcacaacactgtgggcctgGCCTGTGCTGTGGATTTCTCTGATCTGCGTTTATGGTAGGGAGGACATTTGGGGTCCATCTGGGCCCTGGTCTGAGGCCAAACGCAGGCCTCTGGACAGCGCCACAGGGACTGGGTCAAgtagggagcgaggggggggtgAAGAAGTTAGGGTCGAGCGAGCCTGTCGACGTGCTGCCGAGCGGGCGcgtggagtgtgtgtgggggggggggggggggggggtggggggtcgatGCGGGGCGGGGCTCCAAATGCTCGCGGCCTCTTCATCTCGTGGATCACCGCCCAATCCTCACCGCCGCCGGAAGTGAAGTCACGCAAGCGCGGCCGACACCCAATATAAGGCGGCACGGCCGGAAGTTCACTCTTTCTCGAAGGGATACGCGGCGAGGTAAGTGAAATAAATGGGTATGGAAAGGGAttggatgtggtggggggggggaatgaagggGAGCGAAACACGTGGGGGGGATGAAGGGGAGCGAAGCACGTGGGGGGACAAGAAGTGGGAGGGTTGGTGGAATTGGGAGAGGAACGAGAGTGTTGGTTGTAGGGGATGGGTAGTGATTAGTGCCCATGTAGGGAAGGAAGAGGGGGTTGGTGGAATTGGGGAAGAGGGATGGGAGTTGGTTGTAATGTCCGGGGTGGAAAGGGAttggatgtggtgggggggggaatgaaggGGAGCGAAACACGTGGGGGGGGATGAAGGGGAGCGAAGCACGTGGGGGGGGATGAAGGGGAGCGAAGCACGTGGGGGGACAAGAAGTGGGAGGGTTGGTGGAATTGGGAGAGGAACGAGAGTGTTGGTTGTAGGGGATGGGTAGTGATTAGTGCCCATGTAGGGAAGGAAGAGGGGGTTGGTGGAATTGGGGAAGAGGGATGGGAGTTGGTTGTAATGTCCGGGGTGGAAAGGGAttggatgtggtgggggggggaatgaaggGGAGCGAAACACGTGGGGGGGGATGAAGGGGAGCGAAGCACGTGGGGGGGGATGAAGGGGAGCGAAGCACGTGGGGGGACAAGAAGTGGGAGGGTTGGTGGAATTGGGAGAGGAACGAGAGTGTTGGTTGTAGGGGATGGGTAGTGATTAGTGCCCATGTAGGGAAGGAAGAGGGGGTTGGTGGAATTGGGGAAGAGGGATGGGAGTTGGTTGTAATGTCCGGGGTGGATGAGCGGATGGGAATGTATAGGGAGGGATTGGTGTAGGGAAGGGGGGGAGTGAGTGAGCCACGTGGAGGGCACAAGAAAGGGAGGGTTTGGTGGAATTGGGAGTGAGGCATGGGGGTTGGTTGTAGTGGGGTTTACAGGAGGGATTAGTtgtgggggagggttaggggtCTGAGTAAGGGCGGGTGAAGCATGTGGGGGACAAGAAGGAGTTTGGTGGAATTGGGTGGGAGGAAAGTTGTTGtctggggtgggtgaggggatgggggagtgtTTAGGTTTAGGGTGCCCGAGAAGGGTGGGGGGAGTTTAAGGCACATGGGGGACAAGAAGGGTGGGCTTGGTGgagttgaagggggagttggtTGTAGTAGGAGGGTGGGGGACAGGGAGGAAAGAAGAAAGGGTACATGGGAACTGGAAGGTGCAGGGAGGGATTGATTACAGGAGGGAGAATTGCtaggggagggatggggtgggaaggggacaTGGGGGGCATTGTGGTGGAGGAGATGGGAACTTGGAGGAGGGGTATAAGGAGGATTAGTTGAGAAGAGGGTGGTTTGACGGGATGTGTTGCCCAGGGTTGGGGAGGGAAGGTGATGTGGGAATCATTGAGGGGGTGTCCTGGGGCATTAGACTCTCagtgagttgggggaaagaggaCATTGGGGAGGCCAGAGAGAAGTGATGgttggggaaggagatggggacgGTTTTGGGGaaggagtggaaagagaaagatcccaggagaggggaaggggggtcgGCCCCTTGGACAAGAGGGGCCAAGGTGGTCTTGGGTGGTTGGTCCTAGGCTGGATGAGAGGACCGGGCATTTAGGGCAGAAGGAATCTCGGTGCTGGGTCTGTGTTGGTGAGAGGGGAGGGATTGTGGAAACGGGCACTTCTGGCTGAGGAGATGTGTGCACATGAGTCTCTGTGCGTGTCCAGTGCTGCACCAGGCTGTGTTTTGTGGCCTTGGTGCAGTGCGCTCACATCTCCATACACTGGCCACAGAGAGACGGAGAGACCATAGTACCGACCAACTGTCTTGTCGTTGGCCGGCCTCCACAACCTCCCACACATCGATCCAAGGACCCAAAGTCCAGGCCCACACTCGCCGGAGCTGGGACTGAGAGAGCATGGCAATGTTGcagtggtgtggggggggagaTGTATGTATTCTGGGACTGGGGCCCATACTTTCTAGGCTGGGACTGAGGGAGTTGcgctgttggggggtgggggggggggtgtatatATTGTAGGACTAGGGCCCAGAATCCAGGACCAGGATGCAGAATCCAGGACCATGCTCCCCGGGACTGGAACTAATGGAGCTGCACtgtcagtggtggggggggggttgggggaagatGTATATACTCTGGGACTGAGACCCAGAATCCAGGTACATACTCCCTGGGACTAATAGAAATGTATATACTCCAGGACCAGGGCCCATAATCCAGACCTGCACATCCCTGCGAGACCTGCACTGTTGGGGTAGGGGGAGATATATATGCTCTTGGACCCATAATTCAGGCCCACTCCCTGGGACCAGGGCTGTTGGAGCCGcactgttggtggggggggggagggagagatctaTATATCCAGGACTGCACTCTGGGAGATGGGTGGATCTGCCTGTGCCTAAtgtttccccttcctctccccaggCTCGCAGCAGCCATGCCTGTTGCTCGATCATGGGTGTGCAGCAAGACATACGTGGCTCCCCGCCGACCCTTTGAGAAATCACGTCTGGACCAGGAACTAAAGCTGATTGGTGAGTTGTGGCATAAGGATGGGGCCGGTTTCGCGCATGGGGGTGGTTGAATCATTCTAGACACTGACCTATCTCTCCCATAACACCATCCCAGGTGAATATGGCCTACGGAACAAACGGGAGGTGTGGCGTGTAAAGTTCACCCTGGCCAAGATTCGCAAGGCAGCCCGCGAACTGCTGACTCTGGATGAGAAGGATGCCCGGCGCCTGTTTGAGGGTGAGTCCTCCCTCACTCCTTTATTAAACCCCCTCTGCATtgccccctcctctccctgcagCGTCTTCCTGTTTAAGACCCCTTCCCCGTAATGCCCTCCGCACCCCATGCACCCTGTTGCCCATTCAGGGGTGAGAGGTGTAGGTTATTAGGCCTTACTCCAAGTCAGTGATGACCGTTATCCCTGTCAGACAGTGGAATGTTGACTACTCTACCTGAGACTTGATGAGTGTAGCCATGGGCCTTCACCCCTCCACCCTGTCTCAGCGACCTTGCTCACCCTGTCCCCATCCTGTAGGCAATGCCCTCCTGCGCCGTCTGGTCCGCATCGGGGTGCTGGACGAGAGCAAAATGAAGCTGGATTACATCCTGGGGCTGAAGATCGAGGACTTCCTGGAGCGGCGCCTGCAGACACAGGTCTTCAAACTGGGTCTGGCCAAATCCATCCATCACGCCCGTGTGCTCATCCGCCAGAGGCACATCAGGTGGGTGTGGGCTTCAATAAGTCTCGCTCTCACTTGTCCTGTCACACACCCTGGGGTGGGACGCAAAGTGAagatccctctcccccatcctgtCTCATACATACACACCCACTCCCTGGGAAGgatgcagagtgaagcttccCCTCCCATGCCCTGTCCTGGACATTAAATGCCTGTCTTTCTCTTTGAACAGAACTTGAGCCCAGGGAACTGAGGGTCGCCTCTCTCCCTCACAGGGCTCTAGTTCCGCGAGGTCAATTTGGCACATGCCATATACCTTGCACTCAGGACCCACTGCCGAGAAGATACCCCAGGATCGTTTGCTGGTGGGGCAGAGGTAACGACTGGGGATTGGAGCAGGAGATCTGTCCTCGTCCCCAGGGTTTAAACCCCAGAGTTTATCCCTGTCTcgtgcggggtggggggaggtgtgcACTGACAGTGTTCAATTCCACCAGGGTCTGCCCACCCAGCAGGAGGGTTAGGGTTAGtactatagaatattacagcacagaagctggCCATTTTAGTCTGCAGAACCATTTTGCCTAGTATCACTGATCTACACGAagtccataggcctccatacctttcctatccatccctgattcaccacctcagtttgttccacaccccgaagaatttccccctcatgttccccttaaacttttctcctttcacccttaaagcatgtcctctggtttgtatatcacctcccctcagtgggaaaagccaacctgtcttaaatacattgatCAGATCTTCCCtatttcttctatgctccaagtaATAAAGCCCTAACCCTTTCCCAATATCTTGTACCTgaagttcaggcagcatcctggtaaatctcattgataattttcctgtagttagatgaccaaaactacacacaatctgtttctctgcagtaaccgtaCCCACACGGTGAATCAAGCTGCCAGGATGCTTgccatagagctcctgtagaagattgataTGATGGAGGCCGGCAGCCTTGCCTGcatcagccttctcaggaagtgcagaccttgtggcgccttcctgacaagtgaggagatgttgagtgtccacaataggtcactggttcagtgaactccaaggaatcaCAAGTGAATtatttgatgacaaatttaaaactgtggagcacaggggcaattaAAGGAAAATAGTGTATTTGTCCAAAACATCATGGAGGGTGCTGAaaatgtccaaaactgcacacaatactccaaatgtggcctcgccaatgtcttgtgcaactttaccataacattccagctcctgtcctcaatactttgatttataaaggccaatttgccaaaagcCCCCCTTTACAACCccgtccacctgtgacaccactttcagggaattatgtatctgcattcctagatccctctgttctaccgcactcttcaGTGCTCAACCATTTACCGAGTACATCCTTTTttggtttgtacttccaaaatacaacacctcacacttgtctgcattaaatgccattgaccatttttccagctggttcagatccctcagcaaactttgaaaaccttcgctgTTCACAATacctccagtcttagtgtcatctgtaaatctgctgatccaattcaccactagtcacaggcctccagtctaagaagcatcGTCCACCACTGCTCTGGCTTCTGTCTAggcattgttgaatccagtttaccacgTCACCATGAATACAGAAAACCTTGGCCTTCTTGACTGACCTCTCCCATGTAGGATCTTATCGAGGCCTTCCtacagtccatgtagacaacttttctggtaacctcagaaaaCTAAGGTTGGTTTAACGtggcctaccatgcacaaagccaggctgactaccctaatcagtccatggctatgaGGGTTCCCGGACCCCAAAAGTCATCCCCCACCCCAGGGTCTTACCCTGCTTATGATGGGGTGCTGGACTCCgaccctcactctctctctttcattcccCAGGGTCAGAAAGCAGGTGGTGAACATCCCATCGTACATTGTGCGCCTGGACTCACAGAAACACATAGACTTCTCACTACGTTCCCCGTATGGAGGTGGGCGACCTGGCCGTGTCAAGCGCCGCAACGCCAAGAAGGCACAGGGAGGTGGAGGGGCTGctgaggatgaggaggaggacTGAGGCTGTAGCCACATTGTTTGGACCTTGGAGTAGTCTGGTATTGGCCCTGGTCTGTGCTGGCTGCCTGCATCACCGTGTACACAtttgtataaaccaccttacaaaaataataaaatagtgcacaaaaagtcaggcattgtggttcattgattattcaggaatctggtggggGGGGCGTGGGGAGAAGCCATCCTTATACTGCTGAGCAgctagtcttcaggcttctggtCCTTTTCTCCGGTGGTAGCAGAATGgagagggcctgggtggtgggggtctttgaggatagagggtgctttgttaagacatgttgatgcaatcacaaagactcgccagcgactatactttgagagtttgaggagattgtcTGTCTCAGGCTTCTGGAGTTGATTCctgtcctaagagttggcacctccagaccaggcagtgatgcaacaagccagaatgctctccacggtccacctgtaaagGTTTACGAGTCTGGTGACGGACCGAATCTACTCAAACTCAAAAGTATAGCCGTTGgcgagccttttttgtgattgcatcaacatggaggatccaggacagatccttggagatgctgacctccaggaatttttttttttttttaactatttatttgttcaaaaaatatGACATACagaaattaaacatgaacattttatatatagaaaaaaaagattttgcaagagaacattttaaaaaatgttaaatatttataattgtgaaacataatttttttccattattaaactttCATCTCATACCATCTattactagcaatacattttttcgctacggataaagctaaatatacgaaagcaagctgaaacttgtctaatcccaagcctttcagaggttgcaaacgacccaataaaaatactgttggatctaaaactattttaatctacagatattctaaaaacgattgaattttcttccaaaaagattgtatatgtatacatgaccaaacaacatgaaaaaaagttccaaccgtatcaccacatctaaaacacaaatctgatacattaaaaccatattttttttaatttttcaggtgtcaaatataattgatgtaaaaaaattgtaattaatcattgcataacatgcatttatcaatctagttacactatcttaATAGATAACTAACcagtcctcttcagaaaaagtaaaaccaatatccgcttcccatttaattttagattatctgaaccctttttatccataccatcctgtaatatttgatacataaatgaaatataacccttctctggtactttcataagagaagtctcaaatttagttatttcaggtaaaatcatctctaccaaacatacattttatcaAAGATAGAATttgataaagaattcttatcaataccaaaatcttccctcatctgattaaaagataaaaacttaccctcttttaaaacaatctcccaaatttttcacacatttaaatctccaatgcaataaacttatgtattgaaaaagaaataagttgatgattatacaacggagtcaaagccaataatttaccccgagaacctatctttttattttttatttatccataacttcattaaatgttttagtataggcacattatattgttgtaacaaatttatattccacctaaacaaaaattgatgtatttcaaattcagaaatacttgccatctcaattttagcccaactgggaggccgtaccaaatccatcaatgaactaatttaagttgggctgcttcataataactgaaaatgtggtaaacgtaatccccctcactcatatttacaagttaatttattcaaagctactctcgaaaatgtacccctccataaaaactccataaccattttatttaaatctcaaaaaaaagtttttaatcaAGTAAATATGTaacagattgaaacaaatattgtatatgcggttctccatcagccagctccccaccatgactaccaggccccccacatctccatcgggcacacaaaactcaaaacagtcaaacagtttacctatcttggctgcaccatttcatcggatgcaaggatcgacaacgagatagacaacagactcgccaaggcaaatagcacctttggaagacaacacaaaagagtctggaaaaacaaccaactgaaaaacctcattagtgtatacagagccgttgtcattcccacattcctgttcggctccgaatcatgggtcctctactggcatcacctacggctcctagaaagcttccaccattcattcctccatcctcaacattcattggagcgacttcatccctaacatcgatgtacttgagatggcagaggccgacagcatcgaatccacgctgctgaagatccaactgcgctgggtagggcacatctccagaatggaggaccatcacctttccaagatcgtgttatatggggagctctccactggccaccgtgacagaggtgcaccaaagaagaggtacaaggactgcctaaagaaatctcttggtgcctgccacattgaccactgccagtgggttgatatcgcctcaaaccgtgcatcttggcgcctcacagtttggcgggcagcaacctcctttgaagaagactgcagagcccacctcactgacaaaagacaaaggaggaaaaacccaacacccaaccccaaccaaccaattttcccctgcaaccgctgcaaccgtgtctgcctgtcccgcatcggacttgtcagccacaaacgagcctgcagctgacgtggacattacccctccataaatcttcagacgcgaagccaagccaaagaaagaaaaagaatacacggaaagatattcatcttaactgtatttatccttcccattaaattaataggtaaatctttcaatttaatcaaatcagttttaatttttttcattaatggagcataatttaatttatataaagattgataattaacattcaaaattatacccagatatttaattcgatcagtccatttcaaattaataatattcttataaactgaataatctccttcacttaccagtaattcactttttttcccaaataactttatatccagaaagacatccatattccttcaaatgcaaaaataactcagctgggtttattaaatacaccaatacatcatcagcaaataaattaattttatattcctcatctaaaacgtTCATATCTTGTATCTGGATTTTTTGtcatcaactgtgctaaaggttcaatcactaacgcaaacaaagctggtgataaaggacacgagttgatcaagttaacttaaaagattccaaaatcaaaccattcgtcaatactctagctaccagtttactatatagagccataatccaaccaataaaagaaggaccaatcttaaatttctccaaaactttaaacaaaaaattacattcaactctatcaaatgctttttctgcatctaaggatatcaccatcggatgatctaaagattgtcaaaatctattaatcaaactaatcacgcgcaaaatgttatctgaagcatatctattctttataaaacctgtttgatcaatatgaatctggtaaaaatttagccaatctattcgctaatattttaactattattttataatctacat
This genomic window from Narcine bancroftii isolate sNarBan1 chromosome 3, sNarBan1.hap1, whole genome shotgun sequence contains:
- the rps9 gene encoding small ribosomal subunit protein uS4; this translates as MPVARSWVCSKTYVAPRRPFEKSRLDQELKLIGEYGLRNKREVWRVKFTLAKIRKAARELLTLDEKDARRLFEGNALLRRLVRIGVLDESKMKLDYILGLKIEDFLERRLQTQVFKLGLAKSIHHARVLIRQRHIRVRKQVVNIPSYIVRLDSQKHIDFSLRSPYGGGRPGRVKRRNAKKAQGGGGAAEDEEED